In the Candidatus Protochlamydia phocaeensis genome, CATTCTTTTTTAATTGAGCGGAATCAAAGAGTGCTTGCCAGGCTGTCAATCCGGATAAAGGAAAAGCAGCCGCTTGAGCAAAGGACAGGTTATGAGGCTTGAGGGCAACATCTTCGGCTGGATAACAGATATATTCGGCATACGTTCCCCATTTGATAACAGGCTTGCGGCAATAGCAAAAGACAGGGTCTCCGATTTTGAACTTTTTGACATCTTTACCTAAAGCAGAGACGATTCCTGCCGCATCCCATCCTAGAATAAGCGGAAAATCATGAGGCAAGCGTCCTTGAAGCATTCCTCTTCGAATCTTCCAATCAACGGGATTGACGGCAGTATAAGCAATCTGGATTTGCACTTCATCGGGGCCGGGAAGCGGTTTATCGACTTGTCCGACTTTTAAACGGTCTATTTCCCCAAAATTTTCTAAAATAATGGCTTTCATGGTGTTTGCAGGCATAGCGGCTTCCTAAGTGTATACATGGTTAATGTGGCTGCGTAACAGCCATGCTGTTTTTTCATGTGCACGCAAACGCTGAATTAGCAAATCAGCAGTGCCGGCATCTCCTAAACTAGAGGATAGCTCAATTCTTTCTCGCAAATGGCGGCATAAAGCTTCATGGTCTTGCAAGAGATGGAGAATCATGTCGTCTCCGCTTAAATCCCCATCCGATTCTTTTAGAGATGACATTTCCAGAAATTGCTTAAGGCTTCCTGGCGCGTGCTGCCCCAATATGCGTATGCGCTCAGCTATTTCATCTATGGCCTTAGCTAGCTCTTTATTTTGTTCTTCAAAAAACTTATGCAAAGCAAAAAAACGTGCATCCACAATATTCCAATGAAAGTTTTGAGTTTTTACGTAAAGGACGTAGGTATCCGCTAGAATTAAACTTAGAAAATGGGCAACTTGCTGACGAATGCTTTGTTCCAGATTAAGGTTGATCATCATCCTTTTCTCCCTTTACTTAAGTCAACTCAGGAGCTAAAGGAAAATCGATTTTCGGGTCTGCAATATGGTTGAAATAGTTTGTAAAAGTATTGAGGGTAATTAGCAAAATGATATCAACAATTTCTGGATCGTTAACGCCAGCCGCTTTTAAACCGGCTATATCTTGATTGGAGATTTGCGCGCGGTTTTCCACTACGGTTTTAGCAAACTTTAAGATCGCCTGCGTTTTCGGGTCTTGCGATTCACCATGCCGGGCTTGAATAATATCCGGATCTTTTAATCCTTGCCCCTTTGCCAACATAGTATGGGCTGAAAGGCAATATTGGCAGTTATTGGTTTGGGAAATGGTTAAGGCTAATTGCTCTCGCACTTTTGGCTCTAAGCTCGTATGACTGGCTGCTTCGCTTAAACTTAAATAGGCTTTCAAAGCAGTGGCAGAATTGCCCATACTTAAAAATATATTGGGAATCCTGCCCATCTTTTTTTCAATTTGTTTATAAATGTCTTTTACCTCATTCTTTGCTTCTTCAGGCTGGACTGGTTTGATTCGCGCCATTTTCTATCTCCTGTTAATTCATGTATGGCTCTATCTTGTATGGGTACTCCCTATCTCTATCGGTTAATAATCTGCGTGAAGAACGCAGGAGGTAGAGAACATTTTCCATGTTTGTAAATCAATCTTTTTTGGCAGATGACCTTAGAGACCGTTTTTTAAATTTATAATATTTTTAAACATTCAACCTTCGTGAATTATTTATGAAGAGAGCGATTAGCTGTTTACAATGTCTCCTCCATTAGGATGTAAAATCTGGCCTGTCATGTAAGAGGAATCTTTTGAAGCTAAAAAGACATAGGAAGGAGCGACTTCGAAGGGTTGGCCGGCACGTCCCATAGGGGTTTCTGAGCCAAATTCCTCTACTTTTTTTTCATTAAAAGTTGACGGGATCAGGGGAGTCCAAATAGGCCCCGGAGCAACGGCATTAACGCGAATACCCTTGTCAGCTAGATTACGGGAAAGAGAACGGGTAAAGGCTACGATAGCTCCTTTAGTCGATGAATAATCGAGGAGCATGGGGTTGCCCCTATAAGCCGTTACCGAAGTGGTATTAATGATAGCGGACCCTTCTTTTAAATGCTTCATGGCCGCTTTGACAAAATAGAAATTGGCAAAAATATTGGTCTTAAATGTTTTCTCTAACTGTTCTTTGCTAATATCATCAATTTTATCCTTAGGATGTTGTTCAGCAGCTCCATTGACTAAAATGTCCAGTTTGCCAAGAGTCTCAACCGTTTGCTGGACAGCCTTCTTGCAGAAGCTTTCTTCACCTACGTCACCGGCAATTAAAAGGCAGCGTCTGCCGAGGCTTTCCACTCTTTCCTTTGTTTTTTGAGCATCGCCATGCTCATTCAAGTAGACAATGGCTATATCGGCGCCTTCTTTAGCAAAAGCGATTGCAACGGCCTTGCCAATTCCGCTGTCTCCTCCGGTAATAAGGGCAACCTTGTTCTTTAGCTTATCGCTTCCTTTATAAGCAGGATCTTCTGTTTGAGGCGCGGGATTCATATTCTCTTCTATTCCCGGTTGAGTGTCCTGCTTTTGAGGAGGAAATTGTTTCTTATTCATTTTTATCTCCTTAATTACCAAGGCCTGTTGTGCCTAAATAAGACACAATCAGGCTGAATTGATGATCGATTTTATTGAGCCGGATTTCTTTTCTTTGTTGTCGTTTGCGTTTGCTCTTTTTCTGCTTCATCATTAATGCCTTGGCTGAAGAAGCCTCCTTCGGCTATATCAGTCAGCTTTTCATCCGCTGCACTTTCTTCATCCAACGTTTGCTGCAATAAATCAGCGATCTCATCAAAGTCAACCCGATCGCTGACTTGGGCGTCGTGAAGATGACGGGCTAAGGTGCGGGCCGAGCCGTAGCTAGCAATTTCGTAATGTTCGACTTGCTGGCAGCATATAATTAAATTCGCATCTTTGACATTTGGAGAGGTATTTTTACTAATCACTTCTTGCGCTTCCTGCATCATTCCCTGCATAGCAGGACAGGGTTTGCCTGTAGGATTTTCATTTAACATTTTGAAGATTTTCTTTAGGCGCTGCACTTGATTCTTTGTTTCGTCTAAATGCTGGGAAAGCGCGTCCTTTAACTCGGGATTAGTCGCGGCTTTAATGACTTTTGGCAAACCGTCGACGATTTGATTTTCAAAATCAAATATTCCTTTTAAGAGAGTCAAAAAGACCTCAAAAAAGGATCCTTGGTTTAAATTCCCTTGATTCATAGCCATAGCACACCTCCTTAAAAAAATGTTTACTACGTTTTGAATGTTAAACCAACGATGGAATTGCAGCAACTTCTTTATAGAAGCTAAAAAAAGGCAATATTCAAATGAAAGATTTATTAGATTGCTTAAATTAAGCGAATTATGGAAAAAGCAAGGAGGCTACGGAATGGATTGAACTTCTTTAAAGTAAAAGACTCGGGTAGGACGGTTAAAGATAAGCCATCCTAATATAATGTATTGCCATTTAATGGATTGCGAAAAAATGGAGTGCGTGGCCGCTTTAATTGAGAAATATGGGAGGCCATTTCTTCAATGGTTAATCCGGCTTTTAAATCAGCTTGGCTGGAAGAAGTCTCTTGATTGGATGCTTTTTCCCTCAGGGATCGAAGAGGGGTTTTTAATTGATGTGGCATAAAAGTTCCTGATTCTTAAATCTTAAAGCAAGAAAATGTAAAGTAAGTAGGAAAAATACTTATTCATTTACTTGAACATAAATAGACATTCAGAATACAGGGGTTGGAGAAAAATTAAAAGAAATATTAACGGGGTGGAATGAATTCAAATTTGAAAATGAGAATGCAAGAAGGGGTTGGCCAGATAAATTTTAAGCTGGCGGTTAAAATGAGTCTGGCTGCTGTGATTAGTTTATATGTAGGCTTAGAATTTAATCATTTTGTGAAAAGGCCGGACCCTTTAATTAGCGGGCTATGGTGCGTAGTGGCCTCTATTATTGCCTCGTTGCCGACTTTAGGCGGAACGTATACCGCGATTTGGAATCGATTTTTAGGGGTCTTGATCGGTTCTTTAGTAGGAGGGGGATTCGCCTACTTTTTTGGAGCGGATTCGTTATTTTTTGCTTTGGCCATTTTCAGTACGGTGATTTTATGCAATCTGATAGGCTTGCAGGAAAGCTATCGCATCGCCTCTTTATCGGTCGCTGTCATTATGATTCCTTGGGGAATGAATCCTACCCTTAGTCCCTGGATATATGCCTCCTTTCGTTTTTTGGACACATGCATTGGCCTGTTTGTCGCTATGCTTGTTGCTCACAGTTTATGGCCCTCCCAATCAATCACAAAGATGCGCTTGAATATGGCGGACATTTTAAGCAGGATGCGGGAATTTTACGAACAGACTTTAATTCCGACTGATAGCCTATCGAAAAGTGAAAAAGTGTTGCAAGGCCTTGCCTCTGATATCAATCAGGCTTTATTAAAAAATCAGTTGTTATTTGGAGAAGCTAAAATGGAGCTTCTGTTTTCTTCAACGTCAGGATGGGGACAGCTATCCAGCGGTTTAGAGCGTTTATGGGGCGCTTTGCAAGACTTGAAAAATGTTTTTAACACGAATGTGGAAGAAATTTTTGATGAAAGCTTAAAACAACGCATTCACTCTACCGGTGAAACTATAGATTTTGTATTTAAAGCCCTTGCCGATAAATTGCGTGCAGAAGAATCCGCCTTTAATTTTTCCATCATTTCTTCTGCTCAGGAAAGCTTGAATGAAGAATTATCGCGCTTTAGATTGACAAGGACGACTAAAAGATACAGCCTGGAAATAGTGGAGAACTATTTTGTCTTTTCTTATAGTTTGAGGATAATTTTACGAGAGCTTTCCGCCTTAAATACGCTGGTTGATCAGTTGGATTTGAATTCGGAATAGCGGTTCAGACACTTTCCTTTGTGCTCTGTAAAATGCGATTGACCCATTTGACTTCTTTTATCGAACATCTCTTCCATTCGGGAGTTTTCTTAAACTGCTTCAGCAAGTCTTTCGCAATCTTCAAGGCAAAAGAATTGCCGCTCTTATAAAAATCCCGAGCGAGAGGAATGCAGGATGGGTTAGGCGTCTTGTCATAATGGTCGATAACCGATTTAACTACGCTCTCCAGCAGCTCCTTGCCTTTATTGGCTAAGGCCGGCATGGACTTGGGATGCTTGAAGAAAGCTGCTTCAATCTCGGCGATAAGGGAGACTGTATCTTTTTCATGTTTATTACCAAAATAGGTATCCGAAATTCGATCCCGGATGATTTGATATGTGGGATCTAAAGCATAAATTGCCATTTCCTCGATTCCACTTAAATTATGGGCCGTTGAGTGATTGAGCCATTCGATGACTAGATCGCAAATGAGAGGCTTTTCTTTATAGGTAAGAGCGTCTCTTAATTTTTGATTGATTTGCTTAATGCTATCCGTCTGCTCGAAATTTGTTGGCTCTATTTCTCCCAAAGCTTGCAGAATTTTCAAAGTAGACGTACGTATAGTCTTGATTTGTTGAAGGAATAGGGGATTCTTAAATAAATCCTCTCTTTGCTTAATCTCTTGGAAAGAGGGGATTTGAGAAAGGGCAATTTGAGTTGCCGGGCCAATTTGGCCTTCTTTAATGAGAATTAAGCTAATTTCGCAGAGTAACTGATTGATGGTAGGATCGTTAATTCCCTCTAAAAGCGTTAAATTTTCCGTGCAAGAATAGATCTTTTCCGTTTGAATGAGCTGGATAATTTGTTTGAGTCCGGTAATAAGAAAATCCCTTGCCTGTCTTTTCTCGGATAATTTAGATGAATGCTTAATAGCCTCGCAGGTTAGAGCGACAAGGGTATTAAGATGGACGGGATTATTGGCATCCATCTGCTTGCTTGCTTTGTTTAATAAATTCAAAGCAATCGTTATCCGTCGATTATTTGCGGCAAGCATGCCTAGTTCTAAATCCTCAGGTAGAGCAGAAGGGCTGTCCGCTTTAAAAGCTTCTTCAGGAGAAAATTCACTCAGGAGAATTTCCAAACGGCTATCTTGATAATACTGACGCTGTTCGCTTCCCTCATTGTCTAGAATGACAGCTTCTAAGAGATCTTTCTTAAGCTTTCTATCTTCCTGGGCCCATTCTTTAAAATGGTTAAACCAGCGATCGGCATTTAAACTCTTGGCATTTCCCATGAAGAATAAAACAGGAATCAAGCGTTTATTTAGATTGTTTAAAGCGGTAGACGGAAAATCTTCTAAATGCGCCTGTCCGTTCTGGATGACGCCACCTTCTGGTTCAAGTAACCACATGGGAAAATTTAATTTTTCCTTTTTAGCAAGCTGTTTTTTAAAGAAAGCGGCTTCTTCTAAAGTGACAAGGACGGTCTCCCAGTCATGGGTTTGAGGATTGAGAATGGCCAAGACATTATAAACAGGTTTTTGATGGAAGGTAAAGAGGCTGTCCGCATTTTCCACAGTCCGGAGAAAATTTTCAGACAGGCTTAGGCTTTTATCAAAGCAATGCGCGTATTTTTTTAAATGAGAGTGATGTTCTAATACATCTTTCAAAGGCCATATAGCAGGGTGGCTCGAATGTTGCAAAGGATAGGGGGGGAATACAGGCCCTCCGGCGGCAAGCGCTTGAAATTGGCCAGCTTGCCAAGCCCGTTCTTGCTGGGGTGTAAGGGTTACTTGTATTTGTTGAAAAGTATCCAGTTCAACGTAATAATCCGTTTGCTGTTCTTGATGCTGCTGCGTCGAAGTCTCTTCCAGCTGTTCTACTGTCGTTTCGCGGCCCCATTCTAAATTGCCCAATTGCGGCATAGTGGGAGGGAGTTTGGTTAGAGCGTGCTGGATCGTTTGATTGATGCGTTGATAAGCTTTGATCAAATCTGGAGACAATTGATTAGATTCTGGCAATAGTTCTCCATTTAATGAAATGACTCCTCTAAGCGGATAACCCGTCAGGGGAATTAAACATTCATCAGCTTTCCTCAATAAAAATTGTTCAGAGGAGATTTCTCCCCCATGAGGTTGAGCGAATTTTTCAAAAAGAGCCAAATCGTGTTTTCTGATCGCTAGATGCCTTGCCTTTTCAAAAAGGCGGTTTTCCTCTTCGTCGCTTTCTGCTTTATAAAGCTCGCGCAAAACAGCTTCCTTGATATGGTTGCTGATTTTTTGAAGGGTCGAGCGGGGATAATCCATTCGTTGCCTTTCCGCTTCATTGAATTCTGCGAAAGGAATCAAATCCGCTATAGAAAGTAGACTTGGATCAGGCGTTGTTTCTATTGCTTGTTGAGGAAGATGGGGCTTTCCAATCTCATCGCCTATCATAGGAAGAGTGGAACGGAGGAGCATTGTTTCAAGATGTTGATTTTTAAAAAGGCCTCTGGCTCTCATATCTCCTTGAAGAACGTCTCGCAAAGGCGTTGTATTGGAAAATGTTGGCAGAATGTAGGCATCTTTGGGCAAAACTAAATCAGCCCCTGTCAATTTGTGATGAGGATAAAAGGCAAAGAGTTGTTCTTGTTTTAAACCTGTGAAGGAAAAGATCGTATCGGGATCTGTAGCAGGAAGCGTGATAGGTTCAGCTTCTCCGGATTTAATGCAGCAGAGCATGTTGGAGACATCATCCC is a window encoding:
- a CDS encoding ferritin-like domain-containing protein, with product MAMNQGNLNQGSFFEVFLTLLKGIFDFENQIVDGLPKVIKAATNPELKDALSQHLDETKNQVQRLKKIFKMLNENPTGKPCPAMQGMMQEAQEVISKNTSPNVKDANLIICCQQVEHYEIASYGSARTLARHLHDAQVSDRVDFDEIADLLQQTLDEESAADEKLTDIAEGGFFSQGINDEAEKEQTQTTTKKRNPAQ
- a CDS encoding carboxymuconolactone decarboxylase family protein, encoding MARIKPVQPEEAKNEVKDIYKQIEKKMGRIPNIFLSMGNSATALKAYLSLSEAASHTSLEPKVREQLALTISQTNNCQYCLSAHTMLAKGQGLKDPDIIQARHGESQDPKTQAILKFAKTVVENRAQISNQDIAGLKAAGVNDPEIVDIILLITLNTFTNYFNHIADPKIDFPLAPELT
- a CDS encoding FUSC family protein, translated to MNSNLKMRMQEGVGQINFKLAVKMSLAAVISLYVGLEFNHFVKRPDPLISGLWCVVASIIASLPTLGGTYTAIWNRFLGVLIGSLVGGGFAYFFGADSLFFALAIFSTVILCNLIGLQESYRIASLSVAVIMIPWGMNPTLSPWIYASFRFLDTCIGLFVAMLVAHSLWPSQSITKMRLNMADILSRMREFYEQTLIPTDSLSKSEKVLQGLASDINQALLKNQLLFGEAKMELLFSSTSGWGQLSSGLERLWGALQDLKNVFNTNVEEIFDESLKQRIHSTGETIDFVFKALADKLRAEESAFNFSIISSAQESLNEELSRFRLTRTTKRYSLEIVENYFVFSYSLRIILRELSALNTLVDQLDLNSE
- a CDS encoding SDR family oxidoreductase, translated to MNKKQFPPQKQDTQPGIEENMNPAPQTEDPAYKGSDKLKNKVALITGGDSGIGKAVAIAFAKEGADIAIVYLNEHGDAQKTKERVESLGRRCLLIAGDVGEESFCKKAVQQTVETLGKLDILVNGAAEQHPKDKIDDISKEQLEKTFKTNIFANFYFVKAAMKHLKEGSAIINTTSVTAYRGNPMLLDYSSTKGAIVAFTRSLSRNLADKGIRVNAVAPGPIWTPLIPSTFNEKKVEEFGSETPMGRAGQPFEVAPSYVFLASKDSSYMTGQILHPNGGDIVNS
- a CDS encoding Dps family protein gives rise to the protein MMINLNLEQSIRQQVAHFLSLILADTYVLYVKTQNFHWNIVDARFFALHKFFEEQNKELAKAIDEIAERIRILGQHAPGSLKQFLEMSSLKESDGDLSGDDMILHLLQDHEALCRHLRERIELSSSLGDAGTADLLIQRLRAHEKTAWLLRSHINHVYT